In Pengzhenrongella sicca, a single genomic region encodes these proteins:
- a CDS encoding alpha/beta fold hydrolase: MNVDSSAVLLTGPWRHQFVPANAARFHVAVAGPDEREAPLVVLLHGFPQFWWAWRHQITALADAGYRVAAMDLRGTGASDKPPTGYDVPTLTRDVAGLIRSLGADRAVVVGHGLGGAVAWSMPALQPGVTQAVAALAAPHPLQLHASARGHLSPTTARHLAFFQLPYLPERALTHGDLVGRLLREWGVPGWLDDETLATHRTAARVPFAAHSAMERVRWLVRSTPRVDGRRYLAALRSPAQVPVLQLHGTSDRCLSAAHAVLPASEAGVAGPQYRFELVEHAGHFLPEEAPERVSELLIEWLAEVAPLVAPRSDPEARADAGARLDAGARSDSDSRTAP; encoded by the coding sequence GTGAACGTCGACTCGAGTGCCGTCCTGCTCACCGGACCCTGGCGGCACCAGTTCGTCCCGGCCAACGCGGCGCGGTTCCATGTCGCGGTCGCGGGTCCGGACGAGCGCGAGGCGCCGCTGGTCGTCCTGCTGCACGGGTTCCCGCAGTTCTGGTGGGCCTGGCGGCACCAGATCACCGCCCTCGCCGACGCCGGCTACCGGGTCGCGGCCATGGACCTGCGCGGCACGGGCGCGTCCGACAAGCCCCCGACCGGCTATGACGTGCCCACCCTGACCCGAGACGTCGCCGGGCTGATCCGGTCCCTGGGCGCCGATCGCGCCGTCGTCGTCGGTCATGGCCTCGGCGGGGCGGTCGCCTGGTCGATGCCCGCCCTGCAGCCCGGCGTGACCCAGGCCGTCGCCGCGCTCGCTGCGCCGCACCCGCTCCAGCTGCACGCGAGCGCGCGCGGGCACCTCAGCCCGACGACGGCGCGCCACCTCGCGTTCTTCCAGCTGCCGTACCTGCCCGAGCGCGCCCTCACACACGGCGACCTCGTCGGGCGCCTCCTGCGCGAGTGGGGCGTGCCTGGCTGGCTCGACGACGAGACGCTCGCGACGCACCGGACCGCCGCGCGCGTCCCGTTCGCGGCGCACAGCGCGATGGAGCGCGTGCGCTGGCTGGTGCGGTCCACGCCGCGCGTCGACGGCCGCCGGTACCTCGCCGCCCTGCGCAGCCCCGCGCAGGTACCGGTCCTGCAGTTGCACGGCACGAGCGACCGGTGCCTGTCCGCCGCCCACGCCGTCCTGCCCGCGAGCGAGGCCGGCGTCGCGGGCCCGCAGTACCGGTTCGAGCTCGTCGAGCACGCCGGGCACTTCCTGCCCGAGGAGGCCCCCGAGCGGGTCAGCGAACTGCTCATCGAATGGCTCGCCGAGGTCGCCCCGCTCGTGGCCCCCCGGTCGGACCCGGAGGCGCGGGCGGACGCCGGCGCGCGGTTGGACGCCGGCGCGCGGTCTGACTCGGACTCGCGCACCGCACCCTGA
- a CDS encoding NUDIX hydrolase: MPIPEFIRTLRTKVGTDLLWMPGVSAVVVHADGRLLLGRRADNDLWAVVSGILEPGEQPAHAAAREVLEETGIVARVVGLAAVSSDAQTVVYGNGDRAQYLDLTFLCESAGGDPYAADDESTAAGWFAADALPEPLAPSTRTRIAHALRYRADPAAGAWFDRP, from the coding sequence ATGCCGATCCCCGAGTTCATCCGCACGCTGCGCACGAAGGTGGGCACCGACCTGTTGTGGATGCCCGGGGTGAGCGCCGTCGTCGTGCATGCCGACGGCCGGCTGCTGCTCGGGCGCCGCGCCGACAACGACCTGTGGGCCGTCGTGAGCGGCATCCTCGAGCCCGGCGAGCAGCCCGCGCACGCCGCGGCGCGCGAGGTGCTCGAGGAGACCGGCATCGTCGCGCGCGTCGTCGGCCTCGCGGCGGTGAGCTCGGACGCCCAAACCGTCGTCTACGGCAACGGTGATCGCGCCCAGTACCTCGACCTCACGTTCCTGTGCGAGTCGGCGGGCGGCGACCCGTACGCGGCCGACGACGAGTCGACGGCCGCGGGCTGGTTCGCGGCGGACGCGCTGCCGGAGCCGCTCGCGCCGTCGACCCGCACGCGCATCGCGCACGCCCTGCGCTACCGCGCCGACCCGGCCGCGGGCGCCTGGTTCGACCGCCCCTGA
- a CDS encoding VOC family protein: MTAPQISLGAFNLEAQEPTTLAAFWAAVTGAVASVGGESVYLPPVGPGGFGMFFQRQTGPRPEHQASHLDLTVPWGARRAEVQRLLGLGATFCWDVLDEVPHVQWTTLADPEGNRFCVAEHPPQTD; this comes from the coding sequence ATGACAGCTCCCCAGATCAGCCTCGGCGCGTTCAACCTGGAGGCTCAGGAACCGACGACCCTCGCCGCCTTCTGGGCGGCCGTGACCGGTGCCGTAGCGTCGGTGGGCGGCGAGAGCGTCTACCTGCCGCCGGTCGGCCCGGGCGGATTCGGGATGTTCTTCCAACGCCAGACCGGCCCGCGGCCCGAACACCAGGCCTCGCATCTGGACCTGACAGTGCCGTGGGGTGCGCGGCGGGCCGAGGTCCAACGTCTCCTAGGCCTCGGCGCCACGTTCTGCTGGGACGTCCTCGACGAAGTTCCGCACGTGCAGTGGACCACCCTGGCTGATCCGGAAGGCAACCGCTTCTGCGTCGCCGAGCACCCGCCGCAGACTGACTGA
- a CDS encoding metallophosphoesterase encodes MAPRILPAVGALAAAGAAAVAWGALVEVRWYALREVTVPVLPPGQDPLRVLHLSDLHLSPSQRRKIDWIRDLATLQPDLVIDTGDNMGHVDALPAVLEALDPLLGTPGAFVMGSNDYYAPMAKNPLRYLRSDAGRRVVRTPRELPADKLAAELVAAGWRDLDNRRDTIAAGGRRIALVGVDDPHFDRDILPAADAATTGPFDLRLGVAHAPYTRILDEMQADGADVIFAGHTHGGQLAIPFYGALVTNCDLDTGRAKGLHGWPGARPDEADGAGSTWMHVSAGLGTSVYAPVRFACRPEATLLTLVARAES; translated from the coding sequence ATGGCCCCGAGGATCCTGCCCGCCGTCGGCGCGCTCGCGGCGGCGGGGGCGGCCGCCGTCGCCTGGGGCGCGCTAGTCGAGGTGCGCTGGTACGCCCTGCGGGAGGTGACCGTGCCCGTCCTGCCGCCGGGTCAGGACCCGCTGCGCGTCCTGCACCTGTCGGACCTGCACCTGTCGCCGAGCCAGCGGCGCAAGATCGACTGGATCCGGGACCTCGCGACGCTCCAGCCTGACCTCGTCATCGACACCGGCGACAACATGGGGCACGTCGACGCCCTGCCGGCCGTCCTGGAGGCGCTGGACCCGCTGCTCGGCACGCCCGGCGCGTTCGTCATGGGCTCGAACGACTACTACGCGCCCATGGCCAAGAACCCGTTGCGGTACCTGCGCTCCGACGCCGGGCGGCGCGTCGTGCGCACCCCGCGCGAGCTGCCCGCGGACAAGCTCGCGGCGGAGCTCGTCGCCGCCGGCTGGCGCGACCTCGACAACCGCCGCGACACGATCGCGGCCGGCGGCCGGCGGATCGCGCTCGTCGGCGTCGACGACCCGCACTTCGACCGCGACATCCTCCCGGCCGCCGACGCCGCCACGACAGGCCCGTTCGACCTGCGCCTGGGCGTCGCGCATGCGCCGTACACGCGCATCCTCGACGAGATGCAGGCCGACGGCGCGGATGTGATCTTCGCCGGGCACACGCACGGGGGCCAGCTCGCGATCCCCTTCTACGGCGCGCTGGTCACGAACTGCGACCTGGACACCGGCCGGGCCAAGGGGCTGCACGGCTGGCCCGGTGCGCGCCCGGACGAGGCCGACGGCGCCGGGAGCACCTGGATGCACGTCTCGGCCGGTCTCGGCACCTCTGTGTACGCCCCCGTGCGGTTCGCGTGCCGCCCCGAGGCGACGCTCCTCACTCTCGTCGCACGCGCGGAGAGCTGA
- a CDS encoding class I SAM-dependent methyltransferase — MGFYEQRILPRALHAACGSSGLAPLRRRVCAGLAGEVVEIGFGSGHNAPFYPAAVARVAAIEPSDLSWRLAAKNLAAARVPIVRSGLDGQSLPLADDSVDAALSTWTLCTIPDVAAALREVRRVLRPGGTLHFLEHGLAPDEDVRRWQRRLDPIQQRLVGGCHLARPIVDLLTAAGFTVTDLDVFYEKGSPRFGGADSLGVAVSA, encoded by the coding sequence ATGGGCTTCTACGAACAGCGAATCCTCCCGCGCGCACTGCACGCGGCCTGCGGCAGCAGCGGGCTCGCGCCGCTGCGGCGGCGGGTCTGCGCCGGACTCGCCGGTGAGGTCGTGGAGATCGGCTTCGGGTCCGGGCACAACGCGCCGTTCTACCCGGCGGCCGTCGCTCGGGTCGCCGCGATCGAGCCGTCCGACCTCAGCTGGCGGCTGGCGGCCAAGAACCTGGCGGCGGCCCGCGTCCCGATCGTCAGGTCGGGCCTCGACGGCCAGTCGCTGCCCCTGGCTGACGACAGCGTCGACGCCGCCCTGTCCACCTGGACCCTGTGCACCATCCCCGACGTCGCCGCGGCGCTCCGCGAGGTCCGCCGCGTGCTCCGGCCCGGCGGAACGCTGCACTTCCTCGAGCACGGCCTCGCGCCCGACGAGGACGTGCGCCGCTGGCAGCGCCGACTGGACCCGATCCAGCAGCGCCTCGTCGGCGGCTGCCACCTCGCGCGACCCATCGTCGACCTGCTGACGGCGGCCGGCTTCACCGTCACCGACCTCGACGTCTTCTACGAGAAGGGCTCGCCCAGGTTCGGCGGGGCGGACTCCCTCGGCGTGGCCGTATCGGCCTGA
- a CDS encoding Crp/Fnr family transcriptional regulator — protein sequence MDEDVVLSAPLFANMDRDQTRVLQASLTPLELARGEVLFHEGEPGDRLYVIERGKIKLGRRSNDGRENLLAVLGPGEMFGELSLFDPGPRTATATSVADARLQELGHPDLVAWLQSNPTVAKHLLQALARRLRRTNEALADLVFSDVPGRVAKALLDLSTRFGEPVDDGLRVAHDLTQEELAQLVGASRETVNKALADFAARGWVRREGRAVVLLDVDRLERRAR from the coding sequence GTGGACGAGGACGTTGTGCTCTCGGCACCACTGTTCGCGAACATGGATCGTGACCAGACCCGAGTGCTGCAGGCGTCGCTGACGCCGCTCGAGCTCGCCCGGGGCGAGGTGCTGTTTCACGAGGGGGAGCCGGGCGACCGGCTCTACGTGATCGAGCGCGGGAAGATCAAGCTCGGGCGCCGCTCGAACGACGGCCGGGAGAACCTGCTGGCCGTCCTCGGGCCGGGGGAGATGTTCGGCGAGCTCTCGCTGTTCGATCCGGGCCCGCGCACCGCGACCGCGACGTCGGTCGCCGACGCCCGGCTCCAGGAGCTCGGGCACCCCGACCTGGTCGCCTGGCTCCAGTCGAACCCGACCGTGGCCAAGCACCTGCTGCAGGCGCTCGCCCGGCGGCTGCGCCGCACCAACGAGGCGCTGGCCGACCTGGTCTTCTCGGACGTTCCCGGCCGCGTCGCCAAGGCGCTGCTCGACCTGTCGACCCGCTTCGGGGAGCCCGTCGACGACGGCCTGCGCGTCGCGCACGACCTGACGCAGGAGGAGCTCGCCCAGCTCGTCGGCGCGAGCCGCGAGACGGTCAACAAGGCGCTCGCCGACTTCGCCGCTCGCGGCTGGGTCCGGCGCGAGGGCCGCGCCGTCGTCCTCCTCGACGTCGACCGCCTGGAACGCCGAGCCCGCTAG
- a CDS encoding winged helix-turn-helix transcriptional regulator produces the protein MADLLLLTPTAGGSAQVLPALGLLSHRIRVLPVEPSALVDAPDADLVLLDARRDLVAARTTCRLLRATGLDVPLVLVLTEGGLTVVKADWGVDDLLLETASPAEVEARFRLAIERSASAGFESGPQEISAGELTIDAGGYTARLRGRPLDLTYKEFELIKYLVQHPGRVFTRAQLLQEVWGYDYYGGTRTVDVHVRRLRAKLGPEHEQLIGTVRNVGYRFDPPKDRGPMPGEAVAGTIGASVA, from the coding sequence GTGGCAGATCTGCTGCTCCTCACACCGACGGCGGGCGGTTCGGCGCAAGTGCTTCCCGCGCTCGGACTGTTGTCGCACCGGATCCGAGTGCTGCCCGTCGAGCCCTCGGCCCTAGTCGACGCGCCCGACGCGGACCTCGTGCTGCTCGACGCGCGCCGCGACCTCGTCGCCGCGCGCACGACGTGCCGCCTGCTCCGGGCCACCGGACTCGACGTCCCGCTCGTGCTCGTGCTGACCGAGGGCGGCCTCACGGTCGTCAAGGCCGACTGGGGCGTCGACGACCTCCTGCTGGAGACGGCGTCGCCGGCCGAGGTCGAGGCGCGGTTCCGGCTCGCGATCGAACGCTCGGCCAGCGCCGGCTTCGAGAGCGGCCCGCAGGAGATCTCCGCGGGGGAGCTGACGATCGACGCCGGCGGCTACACCGCCCGGCTGCGCGGCCGCCCGCTCGACCTGACGTACAAGGAGTTCGAGCTCATCAAGTACCTCGTGCAGCACCCGGGCCGGGTCTTCACCCGCGCTCAGCTGCTGCAGGAGGTCTGGGGCTACGACTACTACGGGGGCACCCGGACCGTCGACGTGCACGTGCGGCGGCTGCGCGCCAAGCTCGGCCCCGAGCACGAGCAGCTGATCGGCACCGTGCGCAACGTCGGCTACCGCTTCGACCCGCCCAAGGACCGCGGACCGATGCCCGGCGAGGCCGTCGCCGGGACCATCGGCGCGAGCGTCGCGTAG
- a CDS encoding aspartate-semialdehyde dehydrogenase — MNESVANDSLASDAVAGEPRGLSVGVVGATGQVGAVMRRLLAERDFPVAQIRFFASARSAGTTLGWRGTDVVVEDAATADPSGLDIALFSAGGATSIAQAPRFAAAGVTVIDNSSAWRMDPGVPLVVSEVNPEAIADARKGIIANPNCTTMAAMPVLKVLHDEAGLQRLIVSTYQAVSGSGLAGAEELASQVRAAVAQDVPLVALVHDGAALTFPAPAKYARTIAFNVVPLAGNLVDDGSLETDEEQKLRNESRKILGLPDLLVSGTCVRVPVFTAHSLSINAEFARPLSVARAQELLLTAPGVELSGIPTPLQAAGQDPTYVGRLRQDPGVPDGRGLALFLSNDNLRKGAALNAVQIAELVAATLTTARAAG; from the coding sequence GTGAACGAGTCAGTCGCGAACGATTCGTTGGCGAGCGACGCGGTGGCGGGCGAGCCCCGCGGGCTGAGCGTCGGCGTCGTCGGCGCGACGGGGCAGGTGGGCGCCGTGATGCGCCGCCTGCTCGCCGAGCGCGACTTCCCGGTCGCGCAGATCCGGTTCTTCGCCTCGGCGCGCTCGGCCGGGACCACGCTGGGCTGGCGCGGGACCGACGTCGTCGTCGAGGACGCCGCGACCGCCGACCCGAGCGGGCTCGACATCGCGCTGTTCTCCGCCGGCGGCGCGACATCGATCGCGCAGGCGCCGCGGTTCGCCGCGGCCGGCGTGACGGTGATCGACAACTCCTCGGCCTGGCGGATGGACCCGGGCGTGCCGCTGGTGGTGTCGGAGGTGAACCCCGAGGCGATCGCCGACGCGCGCAAGGGCATCATCGCGAACCCGAACTGCACGACGATGGCCGCGATGCCCGTGCTCAAGGTGCTGCACGACGAGGCGGGCCTGCAGCGGCTCATCGTCAGCACCTACCAGGCGGTCTCGGGCAGCGGGCTCGCGGGCGCGGAGGAGCTCGCGTCCCAGGTGCGCGCGGCCGTCGCGCAGGACGTGCCGCTCGTCGCCCTCGTGCACGACGGCGCCGCCCTCACCTTCCCGGCGCCCGCCAAGTACGCGCGGACGATCGCGTTCAACGTCGTGCCGCTCGCGGGCAACCTCGTCGACGACGGGTCCCTCGAGACCGACGAGGAGCAGAAGCTCCGCAACGAGAGCCGCAAGATCCTCGGGCTGCCCGACCTGCTGGTGTCGGGGACCTGCGTGCGGGTGCCCGTGTTCACGGCACACTCGCTGTCGATCAACGCCGAGTTCGCCCGGCCGCTCTCGGTCGCTCGCGCCCAGGAGCTGCTGCTCACGGCCCCGGGCGTCGAGCTCTCGGGCATCCCGACGCCGCTGCAGGCCGCGGGGCAGGACCCGACCTACGTCGGACGGCTGCGCCAGGACCCGGGCGTGCCGGACGGTCGCGGCCTCGCGCTGTTCCTCAGCAACGACAACCTGCGCAAGGGCGCCGCGCTCAACGCGGTGCAGATCGCGGAGCTCGTCGCGGCGACGCTGACGACGGCCCGCGCCGCCGGCTGA
- the nth gene encoding endonuclease III — MAAPRASSAAAPGSPAPGSALPTRRPRAPETALGLTRRARRVNRALAVRYPDAHCELDFRTPLELLVATVLSAQCTDKRVNLVTPTLFARYPDAWAYAGADRAELEELIRSTGFFRAKSESLLGIGRALVERFDGEVPARLAELVTLPGVGRKTANVVLGNAFGIPGLTVDTHFGRLARRLGWTTEDDPVKVEAAVGALIDKREWTLLSHRLIFHGRRVCFARKPACGACPIAADCPSFGIGEIDPARAAALVKES; from the coding sequence ATGGCAGCACCCCGCGCGTCGTCCGCCGCGGCCCCCGGTTCGCCGGCGCCCGGATCCGCCCTGCCGACCCGGCGGCCGCGGGCGCCCGAGACGGCGCTCGGCCTGACCCGGCGCGCGCGCCGCGTCAATCGAGCCCTGGCGGTGCGGTACCCCGACGCGCACTGCGAGCTCGACTTCCGCACGCCGCTCGAGCTGCTCGTGGCGACGGTGCTCTCCGCGCAGTGCACGGACAAGCGCGTCAACCTCGTCACGCCCACCCTGTTCGCGCGGTACCCGGACGCGTGGGCCTACGCGGGCGCGGACCGCGCCGAGCTCGAGGAGCTGATCCGCTCGACCGGCTTCTTCCGGGCGAAGTCCGAGTCGCTCCTGGGCATCGGGCGCGCGCTCGTCGAGCGGTTCGACGGCGAGGTCCCGGCGCGGCTCGCGGAGTTGGTGACGCTGCCCGGCGTCGGGCGCAAGACCGCGAACGTCGTCCTCGGCAACGCGTTCGGGATCCCCGGGCTGACGGTCGACACCCACTTCGGCCGGCTGGCCCGCCGCCTCGGCTGGACGACGGAGGACGACCCGGTGAAGGTCGAGGCCGCCGTCGGCGCGCTGATCGACAAGCGCGAGTGGACGCTGCTCTCGCACCGGCTCATCTTCCACGGCCGCCGCGTCTGCTTCGCCCGCAAGCCGGCGTGCGGTGCGTGCCCGATCGCCGCCGACTGCCCGTCGTTCGGCATCGGCGAGATCGACCCGGCCCGCGCCGCGGCGCTCGTCAAGGAGTCCTGA
- a CDS encoding penicillin-binding protein, with protein sequence MATPARTPGRQVNLIQALALLLAFLLMAGIGGVLSAGLLIPAVAGASVIAGATTTVFQDLPTELAEVPLSQKSTVLANDGTTVLATFYLENRIVVPLEQISPIMQAAVVATEDKRFYTHGGIDPTGMLRAAAKNALTSDTEGASTLTQQYVKNVLIEAAARETDDATRAAGIAAAREAEGTAGISRKLREAKLAIALEQKYTKDEILSRYLNIAQFGASVYGVEAAAQFYFSKHASELNYLDAATLAGVTQSPTRWDPVVNPEQSTTRRNVVLGLMLDQALITQAEYDAGIATPVLPVAEGGYLNIQATGLGCMTANAVASSGYFCDYVTKVISQNPAFGETEEVRKALLYRGGLTITTTLDPRMQQIADEQVKGGIPVDDPSGVASAISVVEPGTGKILAMAQNRIYNNTSTAGPRETAVNYNTDSAYGSSKGFPPGSTFKPFTLVEWLKEGHSLNEVIDATRLQYNLREFNTTSCGVNLGAQQYKFGNAEGKGSIMSVLNATKNSVNSGYIKMASELNLCAIFEGATSLGVHQPNGEPYPVLASNVLGSSNVAPLTMAAAFAAFAANGNFCEPVAITKVVDATGAELPVPSSNCRQALEPRIAAAMNFALGHVFEGTGADVGELDRPSAGKTGTTSHNEHTWFVGYTPQLSTAVWVGFSEGTIPVQSMTINGKYVRNAYGSTIAGPTWKRFMNAASEGMPVVDFSAPTTLEVDGDKIAVASVVGQSEDAARANLKAQGFNVKTSETPAASSAPAGTVAATSPAAGTRVAKGSVVTLTISSGPGDPAAAAPASNPVATDPAATTDPATSGTRGSGGTGPADGGGDKPKKGR encoded by the coding sequence ATGGCTACCCCTGCCCGTACCCCTGGCCGTCAGGTCAACCTGATCCAGGCGCTCGCCCTCCTGCTCGCGTTCTTGCTGATGGCCGGAATCGGCGGGGTGCTGTCCGCTGGGCTGCTGATCCCCGCCGTGGCGGGGGCGAGCGTGATCGCCGGCGCGACGACGACGGTGTTCCAGGACCTGCCGACCGAGCTGGCCGAGGTGCCCCTGTCGCAGAAGTCCACGGTGCTCGCCAACGACGGCACGACCGTGCTCGCGACCTTCTACCTCGAGAACCGCATCGTCGTGCCGCTCGAGCAGATCTCGCCGATCATGCAGGCGGCCGTCGTCGCGACGGAGGACAAGCGCTTCTACACGCACGGGGGCATCGACCCGACCGGGATGCTCCGCGCGGCCGCGAAGAACGCGCTGACTTCGGACACCGAGGGCGCGTCCACCCTGACGCAGCAGTACGTCAAGAACGTGCTCATCGAGGCCGCGGCGCGCGAGACCGACGACGCGACGCGCGCCGCCGGCATCGCCGCCGCCCGCGAGGCCGAGGGGACCGCGGGCATCAGCCGCAAGCTCCGCGAGGCGAAGCTGGCCATCGCGCTCGAGCAGAAGTACACCAAGGACGAGATCCTCAGCCGCTACCTCAACATCGCCCAGTTCGGCGCCTCGGTCTACGGCGTCGAGGCCGCGGCGCAGTTCTACTTCAGCAAGCACGCCTCGGAGCTGAACTACCTCGACGCCGCGACGCTCGCGGGCGTGACCCAGAGCCCGACCCGCTGGGACCCCGTCGTCAACCCCGAGCAGTCCACGACGCGCCGCAACGTCGTCCTCGGCCTGATGCTCGACCAGGCGCTCATCACCCAGGCCGAGTACGACGCCGGGATCGCCACCCCGGTCCTGCCGGTCGCCGAGGGCGGGTACCTCAACATCCAGGCCACCGGCCTCGGCTGCATGACCGCGAACGCCGTCGCGAGCTCGGGCTACTTCTGCGACTACGTCACCAAGGTGATCAGCCAGAACCCCGCGTTCGGCGAGACCGAAGAGGTGCGCAAGGCGCTCCTGTACCGGGGCGGCCTGACGATCACGACGACGCTCGACCCGCGCATGCAGCAGATCGCCGACGAGCAGGTCAAGGGCGGCATCCCGGTCGACGACCCGTCGGGCGTCGCGTCGGCCATCTCCGTGGTCGAACCGGGCACCGGCAAGATCCTCGCGATGGCGCAGAACCGGATCTACAACAACACCTCGACCGCCGGCCCGCGGGAGACCGCGGTGAACTACAACACGGACAGCGCCTACGGATCCTCCAAGGGGTTCCCGCCCGGCTCGACCTTCAAGCCGTTCACGCTCGTCGAGTGGCTGAAGGAGGGGCATAGCCTCAACGAGGTCATCGACGCGACCCGCCTGCAGTACAACCTGCGAGAGTTCAACACGACGTCCTGCGGCGTCAATCTGGGCGCGCAGCAGTACAAGTTCGGCAACGCCGAGGGCAAGGGCAGCATCATGTCGGTGCTCAACGCGACCAAGAACTCCGTCAACTCCGGCTACATCAAGATGGCGAGCGAGCTGAACCTCTGCGCGATCTTCGAGGGCGCGACGTCGCTCGGCGTCCACCAGCCCAATGGCGAGCCCTACCCCGTTCTCGCGTCGAACGTCCTCGGGAGCAGCAACGTCGCCCCGCTCACGATGGCAGCGGCGTTCGCGGCGTTCGCGGCGAACGGCAACTTCTGCGAGCCGGTCGCCATCACGAAGGTCGTCGACGCCACCGGAGCCGAGCTCCCCGTGCCGTCGAGCAACTGCCGCCAGGCGCTCGAGCCCCGCATCGCGGCCGCGATGAACTTCGCGCTCGGCCACGTGTTCGAGGGCACGGGCGCGGACGTCGGTGAGCTCGACCGGCCGTCGGCCGGCAAGACCGGAACGACGTCGCACAACGAGCACACGTGGTTCGTCGGGTACACCCCGCAGCTGTCGACGGCCGTCTGGGTCGGCTTCTCCGAGGGCACCATCCCCGTCCAGAGCATGACCATCAACGGCAAGTACGTGCGCAACGCCTACGGCTCGACGATCGCGGGGCCGACCTGGAAGCGGTTCATGAACGCCGCGAGCGAAGGCATGCCGGTCGTCGACTTCTCCGCCCCGACCACGCTCGAGGTCGACGGCGACAAGATTGCCGTCGCGAGCGTCGTCGGCCAGAGCGAGGACGCCGCCCGGGCGAACCTGAAGGCCCAGGGGTTCAACGTGAAGACCTCCGAGACGCCGGCGGCATCCAGCGCCCCCGCCGGCACCGTCGCGGCGACGTCGCCCGCGGCCGGCACCCGGGTCGCGAAGGGGTCGGTGGTGACGCTCACCATCTCCAGCGGCCCCGGCGACCCCGCTGCCGCGGCCCCCGCGAGCAACCCCGTGGCGACCGACCCGGCGGCCACGACCGACCCGGCGACGTCCGGCACCAGAGGTTCCGGCGGCACCGGCCCAGCTGACGGCGGCGGCGACAAGCCCAAGAAGGGCCGCTGA
- a CDS encoding RidA family protein: protein MGVVTDRIAELGLTLPAVAAPVATYVPAVRSGKYVYTSGQLPFVDGAMPVSGKVGEGAGLVLPADAAGCARIAVLNALAAVAALIGDLDQIQRVVKVVGYVASDPAFTGQPRVVNGASELLGEIFGAAGVHARSAVGVAVLPLNSPVEIELLVELA, encoded by the coding sequence ATGGGGGTCGTCACCGACCGGATCGCCGAGCTCGGCCTGACCCTGCCCGCGGTCGCGGCCCCGGTCGCGACCTACGTGCCCGCTGTCCGCTCGGGCAAGTACGTCTACACATCCGGCCAGTTGCCGTTCGTGGACGGCGCGATGCCCGTCAGCGGGAAGGTGGGCGAGGGTGCCGGCCTGGTTCTGCCGGCCGACGCCGCCGGGTGCGCCCGTATCGCCGTCCTGAACGCGCTGGCAGCCGTCGCCGCGCTCATCGGTGACCTGGATCAGATCCAGCGCGTCGTCAAGGTCGTCGGGTACGTCGCGAGCGACCCGGCCTTCACCGGCCAGCCGCGCGTCGTCAACGGCGCGAGCGAGCTGCTCGGCGAGATCTTCGGCGCGGCCGGCGTGCACGCCCGCAGCGCCGTCGGCGTCGCCGTCCTGCCGCTGAACTCGCCGGTGGAGATCGAGCTCCTGGTCGAGCTCGCGTAG
- a CDS encoding DUF4177 domain-containing protein — MATTWEYATVPLIIHATKAILDQWGADGWELVQVVQGPDAGLVAYLKRPKTA, encoded by the coding sequence ATGGCCACCACATGGGAGTACGCGACCGTTCCGCTCATCATTCACGCGACCAAGGCGATTCTCGACCAGTGGGGCGCCGACGGGTGGGAGCTCGTGCAGGTCGTCCAGGGACCCGACGCGGGCCTGGTCGCCTACCTCAAGCGCCCGAAGACCGCCTGA
- a CDS encoding WhiB family transcriptional regulator: MRTLLGDLNWTARGACLELAPDDLFVQGAAQRSARAVCQGCSVRLECLSDALDNRVEFGVWGGMTERERRALLRRRPEIESWFDHLVVAGEPPELAH; the protein is encoded by the coding sequence GTGCGAACGTTGCTAGGAGATCTGAATTGGACGGCGCGCGGAGCGTGCCTTGAGCTCGCGCCCGACGACCTCTTCGTGCAGGGCGCGGCGCAGCGCTCCGCGCGGGCCGTGTGCCAGGGCTGCTCGGTCCGGCTGGAGTGCCTCTCGGACGCGCTCGACAACCGCGTCGAGTTCGGCGTCTGGGGCGGGATGACCGAGCGCGAGCGGCGGGCGCTGCTGCGCCGTCGGCCGGAGATCGAGTCGTGGTTCGACCATCTCGTCGTGGCGGGGGAGCCGCCAGAGCTCGCACATTAG